A single window of Rickettsiella endosymbiont of Dermanyssus gallinae DNA harbors:
- the sufD gene encoding Fe-S cluster assembly protein SufD has protein sequence MLTTALNPSASAVAHYLNEYQRVEKELPGYKHESLASLRKTALTHVSSLGFPTRKHADWKYTPLTSFLQTPFSINPNNSEALSAALETSDSPYRLVFLNGHFSPSLSTISTLPDQLIISDLATQIKNNPEHLFNYCRTSTEQTNCFIHLNTAFIQDGAYLYLPANTVLASPIELLFINSGEQQFIPIRNLIIAEENSRAVIIEKYISLKEKTSTYFSNTVTECFLSAQSHIEHYKLIEESEKSTHMGNLCVTQQANSQFFSYSIALKGGLVRSDTQVKLCQAQAQCHLKGLYDAQGKQHIAHHTVIDHISPYTSSKEFYKGIVGDKASAAFNGKVIVRPQAIKSKAEQLNKNLLLSRDAEVNTKPQLEIFVDDIQCTHGASIGQLDENALFYLRARGLNVSEARQLLIKAFIQDIIQQMPLLMSHASLSPSIKSLFASQYETV, from the coding sequence ATGTTAACAACCGCACTCAATCCTAGCGCTTCTGCCGTTGCACATTATCTCAACGAATACCAACGTGTAGAAAAAGAACTGCCGGGCTATAAGCATGAATCACTCGCATCGCTGCGCAAAACAGCGCTGACACACGTTTCAAGCTTAGGTTTTCCTACGCGAAAACACGCCGATTGGAAATACACGCCACTCACGTCCTTTTTACAAACGCCGTTTTCAATTAATCCAAATAATAGCGAAGCATTATCAGCCGCGCTTGAAACTTCAGATAGCCCATATCGCTTAGTGTTTCTTAACGGACATTTTTCACCATCTTTATCAACAATAAGCACGCTACCCGATCAACTGATCATCAGCGATTTAGCGACACAGATTAAAAATAATCCTGAACACTTATTTAATTACTGCCGAACATCGACTGAACAAACAAACTGCTTTATTCATTTAAATACCGCCTTTATTCAGGATGGCGCTTACCTTTATTTACCCGCTAACACAGTACTAGCCTCCCCCATTGAACTACTATTTATTAACAGCGGTGAACAACAATTTATTCCCATCCGCAATCTAATTATTGCTGAAGAAAACAGCCGCGCGGTCATTATCGAAAAATATATCTCGTTAAAAGAAAAAACCAGTACTTATTTTTCCAACACCGTCACCGAATGCTTTTTATCCGCACAAAGCCATATTGAACATTACAAACTCATAGAAGAAAGCGAAAAAAGCACGCATATGGGCAACCTGTGTGTGACACAACAAGCAAACAGTCAATTTTTCTCTTATTCCATTGCATTAAAAGGCGGTTTAGTACGCAGCGATACGCAGGTTAAGCTTTGCCAAGCGCAAGCGCAATGTCACTTAAAAGGCTTGTACGATGCGCAAGGAAAACAGCACATCGCACATCACACCGTCATCGATCATATTAGCCCTTATACAAGCAGCAAAGAATTTTATAAAGGCATTGTGGGTGATAAGGCAAGTGCGGCATTTAATGGAAAAGTAATTGTTCGACCACAGGCCATCAAAAGCAAAGCCGAGCAACTTAACAAAAACTTACTGCTTTCACGCGATGCTGAAGTGAATACTAAACCTCAATTAGAGATATTTGTAGATGATATTCAATGCACACACGGTGCCAGCATAGGCCAGTTAGATGAAAATGCGCTTTTTTATCTACGTGCACGCGGTTTAAATGTCAGCGAAGCCCGTCAGCTTTTAATTAAAGCCTTTATCCAAGATATTATTCAGCAAATGCCTTTATTAATGTCACACGCTTCATTATCGCCTTCAATAAAATCTTTATTCGCGAGCCAATATGAAACCGTTTGA